The genomic region CGTCCGGCGCGCGCAGGACCGAATGGCCCTCACATTCAAGCACGTCGGCGGCCAGTTTCAGGTTCGTCGGATTGTCGTCCACGATCAGGATGGTAGCCGGAGCGCTCATGCGGTCACCTTCTCGCTCACGCGCGGCAGCACCACGGTAAACGCGCTGCCTTTGCCGACTTCGCTCTCAACGCTGATGGCACCTTGCTGGAACTCGACGATTTTCTTGGTGAGCACCAAACCCAGGCCCGTGCCCTGGTAGCGCCGCGCCACGCCGGCATCGAGTTGCTGGAACTCGACGAAGAGCTTGCCCAGGTCCCCGGCCTTGATGCCAATGCCGGTGTCCCGCACTTGCAGGCGGAGCCGCGCCCCGTCGTGCGGGCTGGCCAGAATGTCCACTGAGCCGCCTTCATCGGTGAACTTCACCGCGTTGGAGAGCAGGTTGAACAGTACCTGTTTGAACTTCTGCTGGTCCAGCGTCACCTCGTCCACCGCGCGGTCCACCTCGCGGCGGATGACGAGGTTTTTCTTTTGCGCCATCGGCGCCACGACCGAGCACACCTCCTCGATGGCCTTGCCGACCGAGAAGGTTTCGGGATGCAGTTCCATCTTGCCCGCCTCGACTTTCGAGAGGTCGAGCACGTCGTTGATGAGCTGCAAGAGATGGCGGCCACTGTTGAGGATGTCCTTCAGATACTCCTTCTGTTTCGGGACCAGCTTGCCCGGCTTTTCGTCAATGAGGAATTCGGAGAAGCCGATGATGCCGTTGAGCGGGGTGCGCAACTCGTGCGACATGTTGGCGAGGAACTCGCTCTTCATCCGGTTGGCCTCCTGAAGCGATTGCTCGAAGCGCTTGCGCTCGGTCACGTCGCGGGCGGCGGCAAAGACCCCGAGCACCCTGCCTTTGTCGTCCTTATAGACCGAGGCGTTGTAGAGCACATCCGTGATGCGGCCGGTCACGTGCCGGATGGCCAGCGGATAGTCGCGCACGAAGCCTTCGGAGAACACCTTCTGATAACCGGCGCGCGCCTTCTCCGGCTCGGTGAAGTAGTCCGAGAAGTCGCGCCCGATGAGCTGTTCGCGCCCGACGCCGGTTGCCTGCACGGAGGCTTCGTTCACGTCGGTGATCTTGCCTTTCGGACTGATGGTGACGAGTGGGTCCAGCGAGGCTTCGATGAGCGAGCGGGCGTATTGCGAGGCCTGCTTCTGCACCGTCACGTCACGGGCGGCGGCGAACACCCCGAGCACCTTGCCTTTGTCGTCCTTATAGACGCTGGCGTTGTAAAGCACGTCCATGATCCGGCCCGTCGTGTGGCGGATGGCGAGTGGGTAATCGCGCACGAAGCCCTCGGAGAACACCTTCTGATAACCGGCGCGCGCCTTGTCCGGCGCGGTGAAGTAATCCGAGAAGTCCGTGCCGATGAGTTGCTCGCGCGGCACGCCGGTGGCCTCGACCGAGGCTTCGTTCACGTCCGTGATTTTGCCCTGCGCGCTGATGGTGACGAGCGGGTCGAGCGAGGCTTCAATAAGCGACCGCGCGTAGGCCGAGGAGGCGCGTTGCAATTCCTCGGCCATCTTGCGCTCCGTCACGTCGCGCGCGGCGGCGAACACCCCGAGCACCTGGCCCTGGTCGTCCTTATAGACGCTGGCGTTGTAAAGCACGTCGGTGATGCGGCCCGAGGAATGGCGGATGGCCAGCGGGTAGTCCTTCACGAAACCCTGCGAGAACACCTGCTGATAACCTTCCCGCGCCTTGTCCGGCTCGGTGAAGTAATCCGAAAAGTCCGTGCCCGTCAGCCGCTGGCGCGGAATTCCCGTGGCCAGCTCCGTCGCCCGGTTCACGTCGGTGATCTTGCCGTCGGGGCTGATGGTGACCAGCGGGTCCACGGACGCTTCGATCAAGCTGCGCGCGTAGGCGGCGGCGGCGCGTTGTTTGGCTTCGGCTTGCTTGCGCTCGGTCACGTCGCGCGCGGCGGCGAAGACGCCGAGCACATTGCCCTTTTCGTCCTTGTAAACACTGGCGTTGTAGAGCACGTCGGTGACGCGGCCTGACGAATGGCGGATCGCCAGCGGATAATCGCGGACGAAGCCGAGCGAGAACACCTGCTGATAACCTTCGCGAGCCTTCTCCGGCTCGGTGAAGTAATCCGAAAAGTCCGTGCCGATCAGCTTCTCGCGCGACAGGCCAGTGGCCTGGACCGACGCCTCGTTCACGTCGGTAATCTTGCCTTCGGGACTGATGGTGACAAGCGGGTCGAGCGAGGCTTCAATCAAACTGCGCGCGTAATACTGAGTGGCCCGGAGTTCCTCGGTGAGACGGATTTCGTCCGAGATGTCCTTGGAGATGAGCAGGAAGCCGATGGGTTTGCCCTTGCTGTCGCGGCGCGGCGTGATGACCACACGCGCGGTGAAGCGATCGCCGCGCTTGCGCACGCGCAGCAGCGTCCCCTCCCACTTGCCGTCGCGCAGCGCGGCCTGGACAATGTCCGTGTGCCGGCCCGCCTTCACGTCCTCCGGCACGTGCAGGATGGAGGAGTTGGCCTTGCCGACGACTTCCTCCGGCTCGTAGCCGTAAAGCCGGCGCGCGCCTTCGTTCCACAACAGAATTTTCCCGTCGAGGTCCTTGCCGATGACGGAATACTCCGTGGACGATTCGAGGATGTTCGTGATGAAGTCCACCGCCTCCTGCGCGTTGCCGACGATGGCGCTGTCGAACAGCTTGGCCCGCCGCAGCTCCTCGGTGAACGCCAGCTCGTTCGTCACGTCCTTGGACATGAGCAGGAAGCCGATGGGCTTGCCGGCGGCGTCGCGCCGCGGTGTCACGACGACGCGGGCATTGAACTGCTCGCGGTTCTTGCGGACGCGCTTGATGTTGCCCTCCCAATGGCCGTTTTGCATCGCGGCGTCGAGCATCTGCTGCGGCTTGCCCGCGTTCACGTCCTCGGCCGTGTGCAGGATTTGCGAGTTGGCCTTGCCGACCATCTCCTCCGGTTCGTAGCCGTAAAGGCGGCGCGCGCCCTCGTTCCACAACAGAATTTTCCCTTCGAGGTCCTTGCCGATGATCGAATACTCGGTGGAGGATTCGAGGATGTTGCCGATGAAGTCGAGCGCCTGCTCCGTGGTCTCAATGACGGTGCTGTCGAACAGTTTAGTTTTCATGGTTCGATTCTTTGGTTGGCAGAGTGAAATAAAAGGTCGCGCCTTCACCCACTTTGCCTTCGGCCCAGGCGCGTCCGCCGTGGCGTTGGACAATGCGCTGCACAATGGACAGCCCCAGCCCGGTGCCTTCGAATTCGCTGGCGGGGTGCAACCGCTGGAACACGCCAAAAAGTTTGGGCGCATATTCCATATCGAATCCCACTCCATTATCGCGGACCAGGAAGACCTGCTCACCCGCTGTCGTGTCCTGACTGCCGATTTCGATTTCTGCCGATGGCTTTGTCCGGGTGTACTTGATGGCATTGGAGAGCAGATTGAAGAATACCTGTTTGAGCATTGATTCATCGGCCTCAACGGTGGGCAATTCAGAAATTTTCCAGGTGATCGTGCGGTCCTTCATTTCCGGTTTCAATTCGCGTCGCACTTGAGCGACGAGCGCGCCGAGGTTGACCGGGGTTCGGAGCAATTCTGCGCGGGACAGCCGGGCAAAGGCCAGCAGATCTGTAATCAACCGACCCATGCGCTCACCGGCTTTGGCAATCGTGAGGAGATGTTCCTGAGCCGTGGGATTCATTCCGGCGGAACATTCCTCGAGGAGAATGCGCGCATAGGCGGCCACGTGGCGCGCGGGCGCGTGAAGGTCGTGGGCCACCGAGCTGGCGAAGGCGTCCAGTTCCTGGTTGGCCGCTTCGAGTTTGGCGTTGAGTTTGTGAAGATCGTCTCGGGCGACGCTCAACTCCTTGTTCCGGTGGATGGCGGCCTCGTAGGTGGACAGCAGGAGATTGAGAATTTGCAGACGGTCGGCGGTGATGAAGTGTTTGTGGCCGTTGAAGTAGATTTCCACCCCCATCCCTGCCTGTTCCGCCTGGCGCAAATCGCGATTGACGAGCACGAACTGCACGCGGCTCAACAGGTGATGTTCGTCATAGGGTTTAAGGATGAAGTTGTCCGCGAGGCACTCCAGCCCGCGAATCACGTCCTGTGGATCGGATAAAGTTGTGACTAGGATGACCGGAGTCCCGCCCAGGCTGGCATCTGATTTGACGCGGCGGCACAATTCATAGCCGTCCATTTCGGGCATGACCACGTCGCTGATGATGAGCGTGGGCTTGTGACGCTGCGCCGCTGCCAACGCTTGCCGGCCGTTGGTCGTGGCAGTGACGTGGTAGCCTTGCTGTTCAAGGATGTGTTGGAGCCGTTGGGCCTGCGTCGGGCTGTCTTCGACGACCAGGATTTCGACTGGCGGGTTGGCGGGTTGGGCGGTGGTGCTCATGGTGTAATTGCTTCGGAGGTGTGTCGGCGGTTGACCACGGAGATGAGGGTGGCGGCGATGTTGTCGGCGGCCAGCACGTGCGTGGCGCCACCCAGTTCGATGGCTTCGCCGGGCATGCCATGCACGACGGAGCTTTGGCGATCCTGAGCGATGGTAATGGCGCCTTGGTCTTTCATCAACTTCAGTTCCACTGCGCCGTCCTGGCCCATGCCGCTGAGCAGCACGCCCAGCGCATTGCGTCCGCACACTTCCGCCAGCGAGCGGAACATATACGAGACGGCGGGCCGCAAACCATTCTCAGGCTCTTCCCGCGTCAACAGAATGCGACCGTTGGCGCTGATGCCCATGTGAAAATCATCCGGCGCCAGATAGGCGTGGCCGGGCAACGGGCAAGTTCCGTGTGAAGCAACGTGAACCTGCAAGCCGGTGGTCTGGTTCAGCCACTCAACCAGGCCGGGCAGAAATCCATGCGCGATGTGCTGCACGATGAGGATGGCCGCGGGAAAATCTTTCGGCAGGCTCGAGAGGATGGTTTGCAAAACCGGCGGACCGCCGGTGGAGGCGCCGATGCCGATGAGTGTGACCCCGGCGGGCGCGCACTTCCCTTCGGCGGCCGGGGGCGCGGGCCAGGAAGCCGGGCGCGACCGGGGCCAGCGGCGCACCACTTTGACTTCGGACATCAGCTTGACCGTTTGCAGGAGGTCGGTCACCAGTTGTTCAAATTCGGCGTGCGCGCGCGCGACCGGCTTGGCCACACAGGCCACGGCGCCGGCTTCCAGCAAACGGAAGGTGGTGGCAACTTCCTTGGGGTCCGTGGTGGCGGTGCAAATGATGATCGGGACGGGTTGCGTCTCCATGATGCGTCGCGTCGCCTCGAACCCGTCGAGGCGCGGCATGTGAATGTCCATGACGATGACGTCAGGTTTGTTCCCATTAACGAAATCCAGCGCGGCCTGGCCGTCGTTGACCGCGCCGACGACCTGGATTTGCGGATCGGATTCCAGGAGGTGAACGAGCAGCATCCGTGACACCGGCGAATCATCTGCCACGAGCACGTTGATCTTGCGGTTGGTCATGCAGGGTCCTTTCGTTCAAACCAGCCGGCGGACGGCCTCAAGCAGATTGCTTTGATCGAAGCTGCTTTTTACGAGGTAGGCGTTGGCGCCGGCGTCAATACCGCGTTCCCGATCCTCGCGAGTTTCCAGCGCGGTCACCAGCACCACCGGCAATTCCGCCAGCTTTTTGTCCGCGCGAATCTTTGCCGTCAGGTCGAATCCATTCAGGCGCGGCATTTCCACGTCGGAGACGACCAGATCGAAACGTTCCGCGCGCAGCGTGGTGAACGCTTCCAATCCGTCCACCGCTGTTTTCACCTGGTAGCCTGCGGATTCGAGGATGCCTTTCAACAACATGCGGGACGTGATTGAATCTTCGACCACGAGAATTGCCTTGGCCTGTGCTGCCGTCGGCTTGGTTCCCGCTGCGACGCGTGCGGCCGCGCCGCCGGTCTCCCGAGCCGACTTGAGCAAGTCGGCGACGTTGAGAATCGGTGCGATCCGGCCAGAGCCGAGCACGGTCGCGCCGGTGATGTTGCGCACGCGCGACAACGGTTTGCCGAACCGCTTGACCAGCACTTCCTGTTCGTCGAGCACGGCATCCACCGCGAAAACCACGCGCTGGTCGCCCACGCCGAGAATGACGACCGGAGTGGCGTCGAGTGGATCGCCGTTGCGTTGCGTCGGCGGCAGTTCCAGCGCTCCGGCCAGACAGGCGAGCGCCACGGCGCGTCCGTTCAGTGAGAGGGTTTCGCGACCTTCGACGGTTTGAACGTCCTCCGCCTTGAAACGCGCCACACGCTCCACCTGGGCGACCGGCACGATAAACAGCCGCTCGGCCACCTCGACGAGGATTCCCCGAAACGTCGCCAGGGCCACCGGCAGGGTGATTCGAATGGTTGTTCCTCCGTGGCGACGGCTCTCAACGGAAACGCGACCGCCGAGCTTTTCGGTCTTCTCCCGCACAATTGCCAGACCCAGCCCGCGACCGGACAATTGCGTGATGATCGGGCTGGTTGACACATCGGCCTGAAAGATCAACGCCTGCGCTTCGGATTCGCCGAGTCGGCTCCCTTCCTCCGGTGAAATGAAACCGTGTTTGACAGCGGACTCTTTAACCTTTGCAACTTCGATGCCCGCGCCGTCGTCGGACACGAGGAACTCCACCTTGTTGCCGTTCCCCGGCGACACGGCGAGGGTGATGGTGGCGCGCGGAGGTTTGCCCAGCTTGATGCGCTGTTCGGGCGTCTCGATGCCGTGATCCACGCAGTTGCGCAGGAGATGAATGAACGGGTCTTTCATCTCCTCCAAAATGCGCTTGTCAATCTCGACTTCCTCGCCACGGATCACCAAGTCAGCCTCCTTGCTCTGATCGCGGCAAAGGTCGCGCACCAATTTCGGGAAGAGCGCGCCCAGCGTGGCAAACGGCAGCATGAGCAGTTTCTTGGAATCTTCCAGCAGATCGTCCACCAGTTTGCCAACGACCAAGTGATCCGATTCTGCCGTCCGCCTGAGCGCCGTGACTTTGTTTTCAAGTGACCGGAGGTGATCGTGATTCCAATCGAGGAACTCAACCAGCTTGGTCAAACCTGATGGCGGTGTGGCTGCGCGGGCCGACGCGGGCCGCTCGAATGTCTGGCGGAGCGTGCGCACTTCCGGCTGAACTGTCGCCCACTCTTTCTTCCACTCCTCCAACCGATCCACCAACTCACGCAAGTCGGATGCCCGCTGGCCAGTGGTCAATTTCGCCGCAAGCATTTCTTCCGCTTCCAATAGTTGCGTATCCAGTTTGGCAACGGCGATGCGCACGGTCTCTCCGGCGTCAGGTTTCTCCAGAGCGACTGATTCGCTGGCGGACAACGACGGCGCGGATTTTTCCACTGGGCGCGATGACAAAGGAGGCTGTGTGTCCGCAGATCGTTGGGCTGCGGGGGCGGCAAGAATTCTGGTCACAGCGTCCAGCGAGCGATGCACCTTGTCCAGCGCCGGCGGCGAGGGTTTGTTTTCCCCTCGTTTCCAAGCGGCGAAGACATCTTCCAGAGACTGGCAAATTGACTCAACCTCGGTGAAGTTCACCGCGCGCGCCGCGCCCTTGAGGCTGTGCGCGGCGCGGAACACGGTCTCGATGAGGCCGCGTTGTTCGTCGGGCACAAGCGTTTTCTCCAATGCCAGCAAGCCGGCGGCCATCGCCTGCAAATGCTCGTCGGCCTCGACTTTGAACGTCGCCCGCAGTGATTTGAGGAATTGGTCTTCCTGGATGCTCATACTTTGTAACGTTCGACCATTTGTTTGAGCCGCCGGCCCAGCTCATTGATGTTGCGCGCCGCCGTCTCCAACTGTTTTGCGCCCGCCACATTCTGGGTGCTCGCCTGCTTGATGCTCTCCATTGCGGTCGCGACCTGATCGACGCCGACCAATTGCTGCTGACTCGACGACGCGATCTGCGTCGCCGCCTGCGCCGCTTCCGACACGCTGCCCGCCAGCACCTGAATGGATTCGCCCGCCGCACCGGTCTGTTTCTCGCCCGCCTCCACCGCCTTGTTTCCTTGCTCGGTCGCCATCACCGCGGCGGTCGTCGCCTTTTGAATGTCGCTCAGAATTGTCCGCACCTGATTGGTCGCCTGCCGCGATTGTTCGGCGAGGCTCTTCACCTCCTGGGCCACCACGCCGAAGCCCTTGCCATGCTCACCCGCCTTGGCCGCCTCGATGGCGGCATTGACCGCCAAGAGATTGGACTGCGCCGCCAGGTCCTCCACCGTCGCGATGATCTGGCCGATGGTTTGGCTCTGTTCGCTCAAACGAACCATGCTGGCGGCGATGGCTTCCATCTGCTGACGGATACGGTTCATGCCGGCGCTGGCGTCCTCTGTGGACTTGCGACCGCTTTGAGAAATTTGCGCCGCCTTCTGCGCGCTGTCGGAGACGGCCTTGGCCTTCTGGCTGGCGACCTGCGCCGTTTGGCGGACTTCTTCCACCGTGGTGGTGGTTTCGCTCACGGCGGCGGCAGACTCGCTGGCGCTGGAGGCCAACTGGGTGGTGGAGGCGACGATCTCGCTCGCCGCAGAGCCAAGGACATTCGCGCCTTCGACTAACTGGCGCGTTTGCTCGCGCAGATTCTCGACCATCCGCGCAAAGGCGTTGCCCAAAACATCGTTCGGCGCTTGCGGTTTGATCGTGGAGCGCAAATCACCGGCGGCGATCTGCTCGGCTGCGCCGGCCATCGTCCGCAGCGACTGCGTCATGCGGTCGAAGGTTCGCGCCAGCACGCCCACTTCGTCAGTTCGTCCATCGGATGAGACTTGGACGCTTAGATCACCGACGGTGATTCGTTCGGCAACGGTGGTCAGGTTCTGGAGCGGGCGGGCGATATTGCGGGTTATGGCAAACCCCGCCAGCGCCGCGAGCACGAAGGCCGTGAGTGTGCCCAGCACAATGGTCCATTTCGCGTTGCGGGCATCGTGCTGCGCGGCTTCCACCCGATTTTTGAGTAAATCGTTCTCTTCACCTTCCATCTCACCGATCACCTTGCGAATTTCATCCATGTTCGTCTCCCCCTTGCCGGCTTTGATGATCTGCACG from Verrucomicrobiota bacterium harbors:
- a CDS encoding CHASE3 domain-containing protein, giving the protein MKWNVGTKIGVGFGLVMVIFVIVGAVSYRSTTQLIEASDLRKRTHDVLTQLAEVLWLLTDVQTGQRGYVLTGEDAYLEPYQSALGKLDQTVSETRRLTSDNAHQQRRLQMLEPLIKTRLSLSREMIEVRRTNSLEAAVQIIKAGKGETNMDEIRKVIGEMEGEENDLLKNRVEAAQHDARNAKWTIVLGTLTAFVLAALAGFAITRNIARPLQNLTTVAERITVGDLSVQVSSDGRTDEVGVLARTFDRMTQSLRTMAGAAEQIAAGDLRSTIKPQAPNDVLGNAFARMVENLREQTRQLVEGANVLGSAASEIVASTTQLASSASESAAAVSETTTTVEEVRQTAQVASQKAKAVSDSAQKAAQISQSGRKSTEDASAGMNRIRQQMEAIAASMVRLSEQSQTIGQIIATVEDLAAQSNLLAVNAAIEAAKAGEHGKGFGVVAQEVKSLAEQSRQATNQVRTILSDIQKATTAAVMATEQGNKAVEAGEKQTGAAGESIQVLAGSVSEAAQAATQIASSSQQQLVGVDQVATAMESIKQASTQNVAGAKQLETAARNINELGRRLKQMVERYKV
- a CDS encoding response regulator, which produces MSIQEDQFLKSLRATFKVEADEHLQAMAAGLLALEKTLVPDEQRGLIETVFRAAHSLKGAARAVNFTEVESICQSLEDVFAAWKRGENKPSPPALDKVHRSLDAVTRILAAPAAQRSADTQPPLSSRPVEKSAPSLSASESVALEKPDAGETVRIAVAKLDTQLLEAEEMLAAKLTTGQRASDLRELVDRLEEWKKEWATVQPEVRTLRQTFERPASARAATPPSGLTKLVEFLDWNHDHLRSLENKVTALRRTAESDHLVVGKLVDDLLEDSKKLLMLPFATLGALFPKLVRDLCRDQSKEADLVIRGEEVEIDKRILEEMKDPFIHLLRNCVDHGIETPEQRIKLGKPPRATITLAVSPGNGNKVEFLVSDDGAGIEVAKVKESAVKHGFISPEEGSRLGESEAQALIFQADVSTSPIITQLSGRGLGLAIVREKTEKLGGRVSVESRRHGGTTIRITLPVALATFRGILVEVAERLFIVPVAQVERVARFKAEDVQTVEGRETLSLNGRAVALACLAGALELPPTQRNGDPLDATPVVILGVGDQRVVFAVDAVLDEQEVLVKRFGKPLSRVRNITGATVLGSGRIAPILNVADLLKSARETGGAAARVAAGTKPTAAQAKAILVVEDSITSRMLLKGILESAGYQVKTAVDGLEAFTTLRAERFDLVVSDVEMPRLNGFDLTAKIRADKKLAELPVVLVTALETREDRERGIDAGANAYLVKSSFDQSNLLEAVRRLV
- a CDS encoding response regulator codes for the protein MSTTAQPANPPVEILVVEDSPTQAQRLQHILEQQGYHVTATTNGRQALAAAQRHKPTLIISDVVMPEMDGYELCRRVKSDASLGGTPVILVTTLSDPQDVIRGLECLADNFILKPYDEHHLLSRVQFVLVNRDLRQAEQAGMGVEIYFNGHKHFITADRLQILNLLLSTYEAAIHRNKELSVARDDLHKLNAKLEAANQELDAFASSVAHDLHAPARHVAAYARILLEECSAGMNPTAQEHLLTIAKAGERMGRLITDLLAFARLSRAELLRTPVNLGALVAQVRRELKPEMKDRTITWKISELPTVEADESMLKQVFFNLLSNAIKYTRTKPSAEIEIGSQDTTAGEQVFLVRDNGVGFDMEYAPKLFGVFQRLHPASEFEGTGLGLSIVQRIVQRHGGRAWAEGKVGEGATFYFTLPTKESNHEN
- a CDS encoding PAS domain S-box protein, whose protein sequence is MKTKLFDSTVIETTEQALDFIGNILESSTEYSIIGKDLEGKILLWNEGARRLYGYEPEEMVGKANSQILHTAEDVNAGKPQQMLDAAMQNGHWEGNIKRVRKNREQFNARVVVTPRRDAAGKPIGFLLMSKDVTNELAFTEELRRAKLFDSAIVGNAQEAVDFITNILESSTEYSVIGKDLDGKILLWNEGARRLYGYEPEEVVGKANSSILHVPEDVKAGRHTDIVQAALRDGKWEGTLLRVRKRGDRFTARVVITPRRDSKGKPIGFLLISKDISDEIRLTEELRATQYYARSLIEASLDPLVTISPEGKITDVNEASVQATGLSREKLIGTDFSDYFTEPEKAREGYQQVFSLGFVRDYPLAIRHSSGRVTDVLYNASVYKDEKGNVLGVFAAARDVTERKQAEAKQRAAAAYARSLIEASVDPLVTISPDGKITDVNRATELATGIPRQRLTGTDFSDYFTEPDKAREGYQQVFSQGFVKDYPLAIRHSSGRITDVLYNASVYKDDQGQVLGVFAAARDVTERKMAEELQRASSAYARSLIEASLDPLVTISAQGKITDVNEASVEATGVPREQLIGTDFSDYFTAPDKARAGYQKVFSEGFVRDYPLAIRHTTGRIMDVLYNASVYKDDKGKVLGVFAAARDVTVQKQASQYARSLIEASLDPLVTISPKGKITDVNEASVQATGVGREQLIGRDFSDYFTEPEKARAGYQKVFSEGFVRDYPLAIRHVTGRITDVLYNASVYKDDKGRVLGVFAAARDVTERKRFEQSLQEANRMKSEFLANMSHELRTPLNGIIGFSEFLIDEKPGKLVPKQKEYLKDILNSGRHLLQLINDVLDLSKVEAGKMELHPETFSVGKAIEEVCSVVAPMAQKKNLVIRREVDRAVDEVTLDQQKFKQVLFNLLSNAVKFTDEGGSVDILASPHDGARLRLQVRDTGIGIKAGDLGKLFVEFQQLDAGVARRYQGTGLGLVLTKKIVEFQQGAISVESEVGKGSAFTVVLPRVSEKVTA
- the cheB gene encoding chemotaxis-specific protein-glutamate methyltransferase CheB, with amino-acid sequence MTNRKINVLVADDSPVSRMLLVHLLESDPQIQVVGAVNDGQAALDFVNGNKPDVIVMDIHMPRLDGFEATRRIMETQPVPIIICTATTDPKEVATTFRLLEAGAVACVAKPVARAHAEFEQLVTDLLQTVKLMSEVKVVRRWPRSRPASWPAPPAAEGKCAPAGVTLIGIGASTGGPPVLQTILSSLPKDFPAAILIVQHIAHGFLPGLVEWLNQTTGLQVHVASHGTCPLPGHAYLAPDDFHMGISANGRILLTREEPENGLRPAVSYMFRSLAEVCGRNALGVLLSGMGQDGAVELKLMKDQGAITIAQDRQSSVVHGMPGEAIELGGATHVLAADNIAATLISVVNRRHTSEAITP